One genomic window of Halictus rubicundus isolate RS-2024b chromosome 12, iyHalRubi1_principal, whole genome shotgun sequence includes the following:
- the Elp3 gene encoding elongator complex protein 3, which produces MTRIKIEYEQSKEERMMMTIGEIIQELLRAHAANRDVDLNKLKTRISSKNGLQTSPRLVDIIAAVPAEARSILLPKLKAKPIRTASGIAVVAVMCKPHRCPHINMTGNICVYCPGGPDSDFEYSTQSYTGYEPTSMRAIRARYNPLLQTRHRIEQLKQLGHNVDKIEFIVMGGTFMSLPEDYRDYFIRNLHDALSGHVSSNVEEAVKYSERSRTKCIGITIETRPDYCLKKHLSDMLNYGCTRLEIGVQSVYEDVARDTNRGHTVRAVCESFQMSKDAGFKVIAHMMPDLPNVDMERDINQFIEFFANPAFRADGLKIYPTLVIRGTGLYELWKTGRYKSYPPSDLIDLIARILALIPPWTRVYRVQRDIPMPLVSSGVERGNLRELALARMKDWGTDCRDVRTREVGIQEIHHQVQPYEVELIRRDYVANGGWETFLSYEDPTQDILVGLLRLRKCSSETFRPELKGRCSIVRELHVYGSVVPVNARDPTKFQHQGFGMLLMEEAERIAREEHQSEKIAVISGVGTRNYYRKMGYELDGPYMSKMLIDCK; this is translated from the exons ATGACTCGAATTAAAATAG AGTATGAACAGAGCAAGGAGGAACGGATGATGATGACAATTGGTGAAATTATACAAGAATTGTTGAGGGCTCACGCTGCAAATAGGGATGTGGACCTAAACAAATTGAAAACTCGAATATCTTCCAAGAATGGTTTGCAGACATCGCCTAGATTGGTTGACATTATTGCTGCTGTGCCTGCGGAAGCAAGGAGTATATTATTGCCAAAATTGAAAGCTAAACCTATTCGAACTGCTAGCGGA ATAGCTGTTGTGGCTGTAATGTGCAAGCCGCACAGATGTCCTCATATTAATATGACAGGGAACATCTGTGTATATTGTCCTGGTGGTCCTGACTCGGATTTTGAGTACTCAACACAGTCGTACACTGGTTACGAGCCCACATCCATGAGGGCTATTCGTGCAAGGTATAATCCATTACTGCAAACAAGGCATCGTATTGAACAG TTAAAACAATTAGGACACAATGTAgataagattgaatttattgtcATGGGGGGAACATTTATGTCTCTGCCAGAGGATTATAGAGACTATTTCATTCGAAATTTGCACGATGCATTATCTGGACACGTTAGCAGCAATGTTGAAGAAGCAGTCAAATACTCTGAAAGGAGTCGAACGAAGTGCATAGGTATTACCATAGAAACTCGACCCGATTATTGCCTGAAGAAACATCTGTCGGACATGTTAAACTACGG GTGTACCCGCTTGGAAATTGGTGTACAATCTGTGTACGAAGATGTAGCACGTGATACGAACAGAGGACACACAGTGCGTGCGGTGTGTGAGAGTTTCCAGATGTCGAAAGACGCTGGCTTCAAAGTAATAGCACACATGATGCCAGATTTACCGAATGTAGATATGGAGAGAGACATTAACCAATTTATC GAATTTTTCGCAAACCCAGCGTTCAGAGCGGACGGTCTAAAGATTTATCCAACACTGGTCATTCGTGGTACAGGATTGTACGAACTTTGGAAAACTGGAAGGTACAAAAGCTACCCGCCCAGTGATCTGATAGATCTTATAGCTCGCATATTGGCACTCATTCCGCCTTGGACTCGCGTCTATCGTGTACAGAGAGATATACCGATGCCTTTAGTCAG TTCAGGTGTAGAACGCGGAAATTTACGTGAACTGGCGCTGGCAAGAATGAAGGACTGGGGAACCGACTGTCGAGACGTGAGAACTCGAGAAGTGGGTATCCAAGAAATTCACCATCAGGTGCAACCCTACGAAGTAGAGCTCATTCGTCGTGACTATGTCGCTAACGGTGGCTGGGAAACGTTCCTATCGTACGAAGATCCTACACAGGATATTTTGGTCGGTCTGCTAAGATTGAGAAAGTGCTCCAGCGAAACCTTCAG gcCAGAACTTAAAGGCAGGTGCTCGATTGTGAGAGAACTTCACGTGTACGGTAGTGTAGTCCCTGTAAACGCTCGGGACCCTACCAAGTTTCAGCATCAAGGATTCGGTATGCTTTTGATGGAAGAGGCGGAGCGAATTGCGAGAGAGGAACATCAATCTGAAAAGATAGCTGTCATCTCTG GTGTCGGAACGAGGAACTACTACAGAAAAATGGGCTACGAACTCGATGGACCGTACATGTCTAAAATGTTAATAGATTGCAAATAA
- the Sirt6 gene encoding sirtuin 6, translating to MSCSYADGLSHYENKGVLGLEERYDSVEALRLKCGLLADWIKAARHVVVHTGAGISTAAGIPDFRGTNGVWTLEQKGLKPTMSISFDEAIPTKTHMALKKLVEAKKVKFIISQNIDGLHLRSGVQRQHLAELHGNMFTEQCDKCGRQFIRNFATKSVGKKSLDTVCRSEQIGGRPCRGRMHDTILDWEHNLPDSDLTLSDLHSSVADLSICLGTTLQIIPSGNLPLYTKKYGGRLVICNLQPTKHDKKADLIINGNIDDIMVSVMKKLGLEIMEYESTMDPTRNSDTTSKEMDWTIPTSRIKEMNVLYKKVCKPMKRKRKTFMYERERTEVAKREAKSKKPAFMMNQDIKTEEDPLNPSNIGCNEPVVSDMSSNPVKIEQDIKDQLEPFEEFSTESVSQPDPDLQVSDIL from the exons ATGTCATGCAGCTACGCGGACGGGCTCTCGCACTACGAAAACAAAGGAGTGCTGGGTCTCGAAGAG CGATACGACAGCGTCGAGGCGTTACGACTGAAATGCGGTCTACTCGCCGATTGGATAAAAGCGGCGCGTCACGTCGTTGTTCACACCGGCGCCGGCATCAGCACTGCTGCGGGCATTCCGGATTTTCG agGTACAAACGGAGTATGGACATTAGAACAGAAAGGTTTAAAACCTACAATGAGCATCTCCTTCGATGAAGCGATACCCACCAAGACACACATGGCATTGAAAAAATTAGTGGAAGCCA AAAAAGTAAAGTTCATCATAAGTCAGAATATCGATGGTTTGCATCTACGGTCAGGAGTGCAGAGACAGCACCTCGCGGAGTTGCATGGAAATATGTTTACGGAACAATGCGACAAATGTGGCAG ACAATTCATTCGGAATTTTGCAACGAAAAGCGTGGGCAAGAAATCATTAGACACTGTTTGTAGATCAGAACAGATAGGCGGTCGTCCTTGTCGTGGCCGCATGCACGACACCATTCTCGATTGGGAACACAACTTGCCCGACAGCGATCTGACGCTGTCTGATCTGCACTCTAG TGTGGCCGACTTGAGTATATGTCTGGGGACGACGTTACAAATTATTCCCAGCGGTAATCTGCCTCTGTACACCAAAAAGTATGGAGGCCGGCTAGTTATATGTAATCTACAACCCACGAAACAT GACAAAAAGGCGGACTTGATAATCAACGGCAACATCGACGACATTATGGTCAGCGTGATGAAAAAGCTGGGTTTAGAGATCATGGAGTACGAGAGCACGATGGATCCGACACGAAACTCCGACACGACGTCCAAGGAGATGGATTGGACAATACCGACCAGCAGGATAAAGGAGATGAACGTCCTGTACAAGAAAGTGTGCAAACCGATGAAGAGGAAACGGAAGACGTTCATGTACGAGAGAGAGCGGACGGAGGTGGCCAAACGGGAGGCGAAATCGAAGAAGCCGGCGTTCATGATGAACCAGGACATAAAGACAGAGGAGGATCCGTTAAACCCATCGAACATAGGATGCAACGAGCCAGTTGTCAGCGACATGAGCAGTAATCCCGTGAAGATCGAGCAAGACATCAAGGATCAACTGGAACCGTTCGAGGAATTCTCGACGGAGAGCGTGAGCCAGCCGGACCCTGATTTACAAGTGTCCGACATACTGTAG